The sequence GACTCATCGATGGCGCGCGCGGCCAGCGTGGAGTCCGTGGGCAGGCGGCTGTGGCATCGCGTCCCCTGGCTGCTGCTCGGCCTCGCCGGAGCGTTTCTAGCGGCGGACATCGTGGGCTTCTTCGAGCAGACGCTGCGAGCCCAGGTCATGATCGCCTTCTTCATGCCGGGCATCGTGTATCTCGCCGACGCAGTCGGCACCCAGACCGAGGCGCTGGTCATTCGCGGACTCTCGGTCGGCGTGCCGATCGCCGGCCTGCTGCGTCGAGAGATCCTCACCGGCCTGGCGATCGGCGCCGCGCTCGCGGTCGCGTTCTTTCCGATCGGTCTGTGGCGCTGGCATTCCCTCGAGATGGTGTGGGCGGTGTCGCTGTCGATCCTGATCGCCTGCGCGACGGCGAATCTCCTCGCCATGGCGCTGCCGCTGGCCTTGCACCGCCTGGGCGTCGACCCCGCGTTCGGGAGCGGGCCGCTGGCCACCGTCATCCAGGACCTGTTCTCGATCCTCATCTATCTCGCGATCTCCGCCGCGATCCTGACCAGGGGCTGAACCGAGCTGCCCTTCGGTCAGCGAGGCGGCTTGCTCGGCGCGCGATAAGGTTTCGCGATCGCCTTCAACATGTCCTGGATCGCCGCCTCGATCTGAGGATCGTCCCTTCGCGCCGGGTCCCACGGAATCGATCGATCCGGCTCCAACCCGCGGTTTGGGGGACATGAGGCTTTCGAGGTCTGGTATTGTGCGCGCGCCCGAGCTGGAGCCTCCGCATCCACGAACCTGCATTCCTCGGAGGTGACACCATGTCGTCTCATCTGAGACCGCCCACCGACTGGGCGAGCGCGGCGCCGGGGAAGAAGTCCTGAGCGCGCGCGGCAAGGAAGCCGTCGAAGCGCGCAGCAGTCGCGCTCGCAAAGCGGACAAGAGTCACCATCCC comes from Candidatus Eisenbacteria bacterium and encodes:
- a CDS encoding magnesium transporter; protein product: MTSGDPSLISRFGSETVSEHVRTRVPVVSPHVRAAELRRSLEGMAFDSATHIGVCESGRLVGVLRIEDLFAAPAEAGIDGIMDRDPPVVAPGIDQEKAAWKAVQHGESALAVVDAAGRFIGFIPPDRLLAVLLHEHDEDMARVSGFLRDSSMARAASVESVGRRLWHRVPWLLLGLAGAFLAADIVGFFEQTLRAQVMIAFFMPGIVYLADAVGTQTEALVIRGLSVGVPIAGLLRREILTGLAIGAALAVAFFPIGLWRWHSLEMVWAVSLSILIACATANLLAMALPLALHRLGVDPAFGSGPLATVIQDLFSILIYLAISAAILTRG